In one window of Rhodopseudomonas palustris HaA2 DNA:
- a CDS encoding 50S ribosomal protein L11 methyltransferase: protein MPDPAPTTRASFVIGDEATARRMTDLLGERLGEGELAIAAFERPDRAWEVSLHFGEGPDLDGIRALVAQVAGDAASAAMTVETIAAKDWVAASLEGLVPVPAGRFIVHGSHDRARIPPNKLGIEIEAALAFGTGHHGTTRGCLTLLDLVLRAGPPRSVLDLGTGTGVLAIAAAKALRQPVLATDIDRQSVAVARENARLNGVGNLVHAEWATGFASPAFAAHAPFDLVLANILANPLRALAQPMSEHLAPSALVILSGLLQPQAQSVIAAYRARGCVLLRQIVIEGWSSLLLAKTF, encoded by the coding sequence ATGCCTGATCCCGCCCCCACCACCCGCGCCAGCTTCGTGATCGGCGACGAGGCCACCGCGCGCCGGATGACCGATCTGCTCGGCGAGAGACTGGGCGAGGGCGAACTGGCGATCGCGGCGTTCGAGCGCCCGGATCGCGCCTGGGAGGTCAGCCTGCATTTCGGCGAGGGGCCGGATCTCGACGGCATCCGCGCGCTGGTCGCGCAGGTGGCAGGCGACGCCGCTTCGGCCGCCATGACGGTCGAGACCATCGCGGCCAAGGACTGGGTGGCGGCCAGCCTCGAAGGGCTGGTCCCCGTCCCGGCCGGCCGCTTCATCGTCCATGGCAGCCATGACCGCGCCCGCATCCCGCCGAACAAGCTCGGTATCGAGATCGAGGCGGCGCTGGCCTTCGGCACCGGCCATCACGGCACCACCCGCGGCTGCCTGACGCTGCTCGATCTGGTGCTGCGCGCCGGCCCGCCGCGCAGCGTGCTCGACCTCGGCACCGGCACCGGCGTGCTGGCGATCGCTGCCGCCAAGGCGCTGCGCCAGCCGGTGCTGGCGACCGACATCGACCGGCAGTCGGTCGCCGTCGCCAGGGAGAACGCGCGACTCAACGGCGTCGGCAATCTGGTGCACGCCGAATGGGCCACCGGCTTCGCCTCGCCGGCCTTCGCCGCCCATGCGCCGTTCGACCTGGTGCTGGCGAATATTCTGGCCAACCCGCTGCGCGCGCTGGCGCAGCCGATGTCCGAGCATCTGGCGCCGTCGGCGCTGGTGATCCTGTCCGGCCTGCTGCAGCCGCAGGCGCAGAGCGTGATCGCGGCCTATCGCGCGCGCGGCTGCGTGCTGCTCCGGCAGATCGTGATCGAGGGCTGGAGCAGCCTGCTGCTGGCCAAGACGTTCTGA
- a CDS encoding aminopeptidase P family protein — translation MFEAHFQTFEEPESGVALTARLAAFREEMVRRQLTGFVIPRADQQQNEYVPACDERLAWLTGFTGSAGMAVVLVHRAALFVDGRYTLQAAQQVDGKAWTIESLVEPPPERWLEAHLKDGDRLGFDPWLHTSSAVERMQAACAKASAELVAVESNPVDGVWTERPAPPLGQVSIHGLEFSGESEAAKLERIRGELTRLKADALVLSDSHAVAWTFNIRGADVSHTPLPLSYAVVPKDGRPTIFIDGRKLSNAARDHLEQTAQVAEPAELAPTLQALAGSGASIALDSATAADALTRLVRDAGGKPLRGADPVALLKAVKNATEIEGTKTAHRRDAVALARFLAFIDREAPNGSLTEIDAVEALESFRRDTGALKDVSFPTISGTGPNGAIVHYRVTRKSNRRIQPGDLLLIDSGAQYQDGTTDVTRTIAIGEPTAEMCDRFTRVLRGHIAIARAVFPDGTTGAQLDTLARQFLWQAGIDFEHGTGHGVGSYLSVHEGPARISKLGTTPLKRGMILSNEPGYYKADGFGIRIENLELVVEKLVEGAEKPMNGFETLTLAPIDRRLIDTDMLSRKELAWLNAYHARVRAEVRPHLDGPTQAWLDSATAPLER, via the coding sequence ATGTTCGAAGCGCATTTCCAGACGTTCGAGGAGCCGGAAAGCGGCGTTGCCCTCACTGCGCGGCTCGCGGCGTTTCGCGAGGAGATGGTCCGGCGCCAGCTCACCGGCTTTGTGATTCCACGCGCCGATCAGCAGCAAAACGAATACGTGCCGGCCTGCGACGAGCGGCTGGCCTGGCTCACCGGCTTCACCGGCTCGGCCGGCATGGCCGTGGTGCTGGTGCATCGGGCCGCATTGTTCGTCGATGGCCGCTACACGCTGCAGGCCGCCCAGCAGGTCGACGGCAAGGCCTGGACGATCGAGTCGCTGGTGGAACCGCCGCCGGAGCGCTGGCTGGAAGCGCATCTGAAAGACGGCGACCGCCTCGGATTTGATCCGTGGCTGCACACTTCTTCGGCAGTCGAACGGATGCAGGCGGCCTGCGCCAAGGCCAGCGCGGAGCTGGTCGCGGTCGAGAGCAATCCGGTGGATGGGGTGTGGACCGAACGACCCGCGCCGCCGCTGGGCCAGGTCAGCATCCACGGGCTCGAATTCTCCGGCGAGAGCGAGGCGGCCAAGCTCGAGCGCATCCGGGGCGAGCTGACACGGCTGAAGGCCGACGCGCTGGTGCTGTCGGACTCGCACGCGGTGGCCTGGACCTTCAACATCCGCGGCGCCGACGTGTCGCATACGCCGCTGCCGCTGTCCTACGCGGTTGTGCCGAAGGACGGCCGCCCGACCATCTTCATCGACGGCCGCAAGCTGTCGAACGCGGCGCGCGACCATCTCGAACAGACTGCCCAGGTCGCCGAGCCCGCGGAGCTGGCGCCCACGCTGCAGGCGCTGGCCGGCTCGGGCGCGTCGATCGCGCTCGACAGCGCCACCGCCGCCGATGCGCTGACCCGGCTGGTCAGGGATGCCGGCGGCAAGCCGCTGCGCGGCGCCGATCCGGTCGCGCTACTGAAGGCCGTCAAGAACGCCACCGAGATCGAAGGCACCAAGACCGCGCATCGCCGCGACGCCGTGGCGCTGGCGCGCTTCCTCGCCTTCATCGATCGCGAGGCGCCGAACGGATCGCTGACCGAGATCGACGCCGTCGAGGCGCTGGAGAGCTTCCGCCGCGACACGGGCGCGCTCAAGGACGTCTCCTTCCCCACCATCTCCGGCACCGGCCCGAACGGCGCGATCGTGCATTATCGCGTCACCCGCAAGAGCAACCGCCGCATCCAGCCCGGCGACCTGCTGCTGATCGATTCCGGCGCGCAATATCAGGACGGCACTACCGACGTCACCCGCACCATCGCGATCGGCGAGCCGACCGCCGAGATGTGCGACCGCTTCACCCGGGTGCTGCGCGGCCATATCGCCATCGCCCGCGCGGTATTTCCCGACGGCACCACCGGCGCACAGCTCGACACACTGGCGCGGCAGTTCCTGTGGCAGGCCGGGATCGATTTCGAGCACGGCACCGGCCACGGCGTCGGCAGCTATTTGTCGGTGCACGAAGGCCCGGCGCGGATCTCCAAGCTCGGCACAACGCCCTTGAAGCGCGGCATGATCCTGTCCAACGAGCCCGGCTACTACAAGGCCGACGGCTTCGGCATCCGGATCGAGAATCTCGAACTGGTTGTTGAGAAGTTGGTTGAAGGCGCCGAGAAGCCGATGAACGGATTCGAGACGCTGACGCTGGCGCCGATCGATCGCCGGTTGATCGACACGGACATGCTGAGCCGGAAGGAACTGGCCTGGCTGAACGCCTACCACGCCCGCGTCCGCGCCGAAGTGAGGCCGCATCTCGACGGCCCGACCCAAGCCTGGCTCGACTCCGCGACCGCGCCGCTGGAGCGCTGA
- a CDS encoding L,D-transpeptidase, translating into MRSYLVSLAGLILLATAGTAQAKVAITVDKDNQQMTVAVDGVERYRWPVSTGNPSHETPNGSFQTFRMEPDHYSKEFDDAPMPHAIFFTKRGHAIHGTDAAGKLGVPVSHGCVRLSRENASKLYALVEKDGVLNTTVTLTGSSRVALARQPANRTATAAARRAPAPVYDSAGEPVELAPRAQPRVVAPQVVDDGYIYPADGSDSRRYPAPPGYRRGYAQPQYQHSDEDAYAAQVYQPQRYYQPRGYYGGYSAY; encoded by the coding sequence ATGCGTTCGTATCTCGTTTCCCTCGCCGGCCTGATCCTGCTGGCGACCGCCGGCACCGCGCAGGCGAAAGTCGCGATCACCGTCGACAAGGACAATCAGCAAATGACCGTCGCGGTCGATGGCGTCGAGCGCTATCGCTGGCCGGTCTCGACCGGAAACCCGTCGCACGAAACGCCGAACGGATCGTTCCAAACCTTCCGGATGGAGCCCGATCATTATTCGAAGGAGTTCGACGATGCGCCGATGCCGCACGCGATCTTCTTCACCAAGCGCGGCCACGCCATCCACGGCACCGACGCCGCCGGCAAGCTCGGCGTGCCGGTGTCGCACGGCTGCGTGCGACTGTCGCGCGAGAACGCGTCGAAGCTCTATGCGCTGGTCGAGAAGGACGGCGTGCTCAACACCACCGTCACCCTCACCGGATCGTCGCGCGTGGCGCTGGCGCGGCAGCCGGCCAACCGGACGGCCACCGCGGCGGCGCGCCGCGCTCCGGCGCCGGTCTATGACAGCGCCGGCGAGCCGGTCGAACTGGCGCCGCGCGCGCAGCCACGTGTGGTCGCGCCGCAGGTCGTGGACGACGGCTACATCTATCCGGCCGACGGCAGCGACAGCCGCCGCTACCCGGCTCCTCCCGGCTATCGCCGCGGCTACGCCCAGCCGCAGTATCAGCACTCGGATGAAGACGCCTACGCGGCCCAGGTCTATCAACCGCAGCGCTACTACCAGCCGCGCGGCTATTACGGCGGCTACTCGGCGTATTGA
- a CDS encoding phytoene desaturase family protein: MSDSDVLIIGAGHNGLTCAAYLAQAGLTVKVVERRSVVGGAAVTQEFHPGFRNSVAAYTVSLLNPKVIADLKLAEHGLRIVERRAQNFLPDPNGKYLLTGAKYTARSVAHLSKPDAGKIDGFTAELETIADVLRHFVLRAPPNLVERFGVGAVREGLAALGAANRLRALTLEQQRLLLDLFTCSAGEMLDARFEHDLVKALFGFDAIVGNYASPYAAGSAYVMLHHAFGEVNGRKGVWGHAVGGMGAISQAMAAAARAAGAEIETSAGVREVLVEKDRVVGVTLDDGRGLRAKYVAANVNPKLLYTRLLPKDALPGDVHRRMTAWKNGSGTFRMNVALAGLPSFTALPGTGDHLTAGIIIAPGLDYMDRAWSDARAHGWSREPVVEMLIPSTLDESLAPPGRHVASLFCQHVAPQLPGGVSWDDRRDEVADLMIATVDRYAPGFAASVLGRQILSPLDLERDFGLLGGDIFHGALSLNQLFSARPMLGHADYRGPLKGLYHCGSGAHPGGGVTGAPGHNAAAAILNDHRSLFTKRG, translated from the coding sequence ATGTCCGATTCCGACGTGCTGATCATCGGCGCCGGTCACAACGGCCTCACCTGCGCCGCCTATCTGGCGCAGGCCGGGCTGACGGTGAAGGTCGTCGAGCGCCGCAGCGTGGTCGGCGGCGCCGCGGTGACTCAGGAATTTCATCCCGGCTTCCGCAATTCGGTCGCGGCCTACACCGTCAGCCTGCTCAACCCCAAGGTGATCGCCGACCTGAAGCTCGCCGAGCACGGGCTGCGCATCGTCGAGCGCCGGGCGCAGAACTTCCTGCCCGACCCGAACGGCAAATATCTGCTGACCGGGGCCAAATACACTGCCAGATCGGTGGCGCATCTCAGCAAGCCCGACGCCGGCAAGATCGACGGTTTCACCGCCGAGTTGGAGACCATCGCCGACGTGCTGCGGCATTTCGTGCTGCGGGCGCCGCCCAATCTGGTCGAGCGCTTCGGCGTCGGCGCCGTTCGCGAGGGCCTCGCCGCGCTCGGCGCCGCCAACCGGCTGCGCGCGCTGACGCTGGAGCAGCAGCGGCTGCTGCTCGATCTGTTCACCTGCTCGGCCGGTGAGATGCTCGACGCGCGGTTCGAGCACGATCTGGTCAAGGCGCTGTTCGGCTTCGACGCCATCGTCGGCAATTACGCCAGCCCCTACGCCGCCGGCTCCGCCTACGTCATGCTGCACCACGCCTTCGGCGAGGTGAACGGCAGGAAGGGCGTCTGGGGCCATGCGGTCGGCGGGATGGGGGCGATTTCGCAAGCCATGGCCGCCGCAGCCCGCGCCGCCGGTGCCGAGATCGAAACCTCGGCCGGCGTCCGCGAGGTGCTGGTCGAGAAGGACCGGGTGGTCGGCGTCACGCTCGACGACGGCCGCGGCCTGCGGGCGAAATACGTCGCCGCCAACGTCAATCCGAAGCTGCTCTACACCAGGCTGCTACCGAAGGATGCGCTGCCGGGGGATGTCCACCGCCGCATGACCGCGTGGAAGAACGGCTCCGGCACCTTCCGCATGAATGTCGCGTTGGCCGGCCTGCCCTCGTTCACGGCGCTGCCCGGCACCGGCGACCATCTCACCGCCGGCATCATCATCGCCCCCGGCCTCGATTACATGGACCGCGCCTGGAGCGACGCACGCGCGCACGGCTGGAGCCGCGAGCCGGTGGTCGAGATGCTGATCCCATCGACGCTGGACGAATCCCTGGCCCCGCCCGGCCGGCACGTCGCCAGCCTGTTCTGCCAGCACGTCGCGCCGCAACTGCCCGGTGGCGTGTCCTGGGACGACCGCCGCGACGAGGTCGCCGATCTAATGATCGCCACCGTCGACCGCTACGCCCCCGGCTTCGCCGCCAGCGTGCTCGGCCGCCAGATCCTGTCGCCGCTCGATCTCGAGCGCGATTTCGGCCTGCTCGGCGGCGACATTTTTCACGGCGCGCTGAGCCTGAACCAGCTGTTCTCGGCCCGGCCGATGCTCGGCCATGCCGACTACCGCGGGCCGCTGAAGGGCCTCTACCACTGCGGTAGCGGCGCCCATCCCGGCGGCGGGGTCACCGGCGCCCCCGGCCACAACGCCGCAGCCGCGATCCTCAACGATCACCGCAGCCTGTTCACAAAGCGTGGATAA
- a CDS encoding multidrug effflux MFS transporter: MHGKTGRTFAIDPGRIDRPPSKLLLLLLVLMNGAAPIALYIFVPALPVLASDLGGDISVAQMTVSLYMVGLACSQLIMGPLSDRFGRRPVLLGGLTLMVAASVGCIFAETLPQLIAARFLQALGGASGMVISRAIIRDLYSRDRVGGMLSLVIAVMMIAQMLSPLFGGVIETALGWRAIFYVVTAGAIAVTATIALALPETRRRLGPAAPGGFRGDVGGLFRSRAFIGYVLCQVLASAIIFTFAGGGPYVVVTQMGRSSAEYGAWFASSGFAYLLGNLFCVRFAPRYSLDKLIWFGLAMQIGGAALNLAWGVLGWNQVPSWLFATHMIIMFGNAFVMANATAGAISIRPQVAGTASGLMGFTQFGIGALCSQFGAYLGGHFATPLPLNIAVAALALACAASMIFLVPRSNLIASEELIEKAEGEEPPVM; the protein is encoded by the coding sequence ATGCACGGCAAGACCGGTAGAACCTTCGCGATCGACCCCGGCCGGATCGACCGGCCGCCGTCGAAACTGCTGCTGCTCCTGCTGGTGCTGATGAACGGCGCGGCGCCGATCGCGCTGTACATCTTCGTGCCGGCGCTGCCGGTGCTCGCCAGCGATCTCGGCGGCGACATCTCGGTCGCGCAGATGACGGTGTCGCTCTACATGGTCGGGCTGGCGTGCTCGCAACTGATCATGGGCCCGCTGTCGGACCGGTTTGGCCGCCGCCCGGTGCTGCTCGGCGGCTTGACGCTGATGGTCGCCGCCAGCGTCGGCTGCATCTTCGCCGAGACCCTGCCGCAACTGATCGCCGCGCGGTTCCTGCAGGCGCTCGGCGGCGCTTCCGGCATGGTGATCAGCCGCGCCATCATCCGCGATCTGTACAGCCGCGACCGCGTCGGCGGCATGCTCAGTCTCGTCATCGCCGTGATGATGATCGCGCAGATGCTGAGCCCGCTGTTCGGCGGCGTGATCGAAACCGCGCTCGGCTGGCGCGCGATCTTCTACGTCGTCACGGCGGGCGCGATCGCCGTCACGGCGACGATCGCGCTGGCGCTGCCCGAGACGCGCCGCCGCCTCGGTCCCGCCGCACCGGGCGGCTTCCGCGGCGATGTCGGCGGCCTGTTCAGGAGCCGCGCCTTCATCGGCTATGTGCTTTGCCAGGTGCTGGCCTCGGCGATCATCTTCACCTTCGCCGGCGGCGGGCCGTACGTCGTGGTGACGCAGATGGGCCGCAGTTCGGCCGAATACGGCGCCTGGTTCGCCAGCTCCGGCTTCGCCTATCTGCTCGGCAATCTGTTCTGCGTGCGGTTCGCGCCGCGCTATTCGCTCGACAAACTGATCTGGTTCGGACTGGCGATGCAGATCGGCGGCGCGGCGCTGAATCTGGCGTGGGGCGTGCTCGGCTGGAATCAGGTGCCGAGCTGGCTGTTCGCCACCCACATGATCATCATGTTCGGCAACGCCTTCGTGATGGCCAATGCAACCGCCGGCGCGATCAGCATAAGGCCGCAGGTGGCCGGCACCGCTTCCGGGCTGATGGGCTTCACCCAATTCGGGATCGGCGCGCTGTGCTCGCAGTTCGGCGCGTATCTCGGCGGCCATTTCGCCACGCCGCTGCCGCTCAACATCGCCGTCGCCGCCCTCGCGCTGGCCTGCGCCGCCTCGATGATCTTCCTGGTGCCACGCAGCAACCTCATCGCGAGCGAAGAGCTGATCGAGAAGGCAGAAGGCGAAGAGCCGCCGGTGATGTGA
- a CDS encoding spermidine synthase, protein MTESMPPVAAHNSEARNRVILIVYTAAIFTSALLLFSVQPLFTKMVLPRLGGSPAVWSVAMVFFQSLLLGGYAYAHYISRFGHRAVPVAIHLVLLVAALLTLPLSIAAGWGDPPASGYAFWLLGLFAVSIGLPFFALAANNPLLQAWFVRTGHPNGPDPYFLYASSNIGSFLALLSYPVLLEPALTLRAQNIVWTGGYGLLILLIAGCGYLLLRSPQMDINASTGADDAGAVAPSWMMRARWVFLAAVPSGLLIAVTAHISTDVAAAPLLWVLPLSLYLLTWVLVFQSRPLLPHKWMLAAQPLAIAVIAVLLAYTGTPNLLVVLGGHLLSFFIIAMACHGELARTRPDARHLTGFYVALSFGGMVGGLFAGLVAPYSFSWIAEYPILLALAVLCRPQASERVPAWTRWYWAFLAALAVVLIAPAFSSGRVFEWLSINRVLLVGDVAAVAVLAALALRANRWKVFATVVLALTLTRLYPADDGRVETVRSFFGVHKIQVTPNGQYHVLLHGTTIHGAEKMLNDDGTPVTGRPEPITYYDKDGGIGRGIAAMRARKAGPLRVAVIGLGAGSLTCAAQPGESWRFFEIDQSMVDTARDPKYFTYVSKCAPDLDPVMGDARLTFAGEPAGGYDLIIVDAYSSDAIPIHLATREAMAIYKSKLAPQGAVLMHVSNRHLELSSVVVGIAAANGLKSWTYGDDPERDAEYIFATSVVISAREPEDVGVIASSPDWKLTTPRPHQRVWTDDYSNVLGAVWRRLREGDE, encoded by the coding sequence ATGACCGAGTCGATGCCGCCCGTTGCGGCTCACAATTCCGAAGCGCGCAATCGGGTGATCCTGATCGTCTACACCGCCGCGATCTTCACCAGCGCGCTGCTGCTGTTCTCGGTCCAGCCACTGTTCACCAAGATGGTGCTGCCGCGGCTCGGCGGCTCGCCGGCGGTGTGGTCGGTGGCGATGGTGTTCTTCCAGTCGCTGCTGCTGGGCGGCTACGCCTATGCGCATTACATCAGCCGCTTCGGCCATCGCGCCGTTCCGGTCGCGATCCATCTGGTGCTGCTGGTCGCGGCCCTGCTGACGCTGCCGCTGTCGATCGCGGCCGGGTGGGGCGATCCGCCGGCGAGCGGCTATGCGTTCTGGCTGCTCGGGCTGTTCGCGGTGTCGATCGGCCTGCCGTTCTTCGCGCTCGCGGCCAATAATCCGCTGCTGCAGGCGTGGTTCGTGCGCACCGGCCATCCCAACGGGCCGGACCCGTATTTCCTCTACGCCTCGTCGAATATCGGCAGCTTCCTCGCACTGTTGTCATATCCGGTGCTGCTCGAGCCGGCGCTGACGCTGCGCGCGCAGAACATCGTCTGGACCGGCGGATACGGCCTCCTGATCCTGTTGATCGCCGGCTGCGGCTATCTGCTGCTGCGCTCGCCGCAGATGGACATCAACGCCAGCACCGGCGCGGACGATGCGGGCGCGGTCGCGCCGTCGTGGATGATGCGGGCACGCTGGGTGTTCCTCGCCGCGGTGCCGTCCGGCCTGCTGATCGCCGTGACCGCCCACATCTCGACCGATGTCGCGGCGGCGCCGTTGTTGTGGGTACTGCCGCTGTCGCTGTATCTGCTGACCTGGGTGCTGGTGTTCCAGTCGCGGCCATTGCTGCCGCACAAATGGATGCTGGCGGCGCAACCGCTGGCGATCGCGGTGATCGCGGTGCTGCTCGCCTACACCGGCACGCCCAATCTCTTGGTCGTGCTCGGCGGCCATCTGCTGTCGTTCTTCATCATCGCAATGGCCTGCCATGGCGAACTGGCGCGGACGCGGCCGGATGCGCGCCATCTCACCGGCTTCTATGTCGCGCTGTCGTTCGGCGGCATGGTCGGCGGCCTGTTCGCGGGGCTGGTGGCGCCCTACAGTTTTTCCTGGATCGCCGAATATCCGATCCTGCTGGCGCTGGCGGTGCTGTGCCGGCCGCAGGCCTCCGAGCGCGTTCCGGCCTGGACGCGGTGGTACTGGGCGTTTCTCGCCGCGCTCGCGGTGGTGCTGATCGCGCCGGCGTTCAGCTCCGGCCGCGTGTTCGAATGGCTCAGCATCAACCGCGTGCTGCTGGTCGGCGATGTGGCGGCGGTGGCGGTGTTGGCGGCGCTGGCGCTGCGCGCCAACCGCTGGAAGGTGTTCGCCACCGTGGTGCTGGCGTTGACGCTGACGCGGCTGTATCCGGCGGACGACGGCCGGGTCGAGACGGTGCGCAGCTTCTTCGGCGTCCACAAGATCCAGGTGACGCCGAACGGCCAGTATCACGTGCTGCTGCACGGCACGACGATCCACGGCGCCGAGAAGATGCTGAACGACGACGGCACGCCGGTCACTGGCCGGCCCGAGCCGATCACCTATTACGACAAGGACGGCGGTATCGGTCGCGGGATCGCCGCGATGCGCGCCCGCAAAGCCGGGCCGCTCCGGGTCGCCGTGATCGGGCTCGGGGCGGGATCGCTCACCTGCGCTGCGCAGCCCGGCGAAAGCTGGCGCTTCTTCGAGATCGACCAGTCGATGGTCGATACCGCGCGCGACCCGAAATATTTCACCTATGTCAGCAAATGCGCCCCAGACCTCGATCCGGTGATGGGCGATGCACGCCTGACCTTCGCCGGCGAGCCCGCCGGCGGCTACGATCTGATCATCGTCGATGCCTATTCATCAGATGCGATCCCGATCCATCTCGCCACCCGGGAGGCGATGGCGATCTACAAATCGAAGCTGGCGCCGCAGGGCGCGGTCTTGATGCACGTCTCCAACCGGCATCTCGAACTCTCGAGCGTCGTGGTCGGCATCGCCGCCGCCAACGGCCTGAAGAGCTGGACCTATGGCGACGATCCGGAGCGCGATGCCGAGTACATCTTCGCCACCTCGGTGGTGATCTCGGCGCGCGAACCTGAAGATGTCGGTGTGATCGCGTCCTCGCCGGACTGGAAACTGACGACGCCGCGCCCGCATCAGCGGGTGTGGACCGACGACTATTCCAACGTCCTCGGCGCCGTGTGGCGCCGGCTGCGGGAAGGCGACGAGTAG
- the ligA gene encoding NAD-dependent DNA ligase LigA, whose translation MTKAPKPAPDIATLTKAKAKVEAMRLRLEIERHNSAYYQHDAPTVSDAEYDALRRRLEAIEAKFPELVSASSPTQTVGAAPARGFAKVQHAVPMLSLGNAFADDEVTEFVERVQRFLRLDAVPSIVAEPKIDGLSLSLRYEHGELMRAATRGDGFTGEDVTANVRTIADIPTTLKAKTIPAACELRGEVYMLKQDFLALNKRQEEAGDTVFANPRNSAAGSLRQKDVAITASRPLKFFAYAWGEMSDYPMDEPTQFKMLGWLKQAGFVVNPEITLCTSVDDALAFYRRIGEQRAALPYDIDGVVYKVDRLDYQERLGFVSRSPRWAIAHKFAAEQATTVLEKIDIQVGRTGALTPVARLQPVTVGGVVVQNATLHNEDYIKGLGNDGSPLRDGVDIREGDTVVVQRAGDVIPQIVSVVLDKRPADATPYHFPHKCPVCGSHAAREEGEAVWRCTGALICPAQAVERLKHFVSRLAFDIDGLGEKQIVLFHERGWVKEPADIFTLQARNAALKLEDIEGYGETSVRNLFAAIDARRTIELHRLIFALGIRHVGEGNAKLLARHYGTLDAFLAAMRAAAEGQTEEGNTSEAYQDLDNIAGIGEVVAAAVVEFFAEPRNVAALDALLAELKDVLPAEQARRDTAVAGKTVVFTGSLTKFTRDEAKAAAERLGAKVAGSVSKKTDYVVAGADAGSKLTKAKDLGVAVLTEDEWLALIS comes from the coding sequence ATGACAAAAGCGCCGAAGCCCGCCCCCGACATCGCCACCCTCACCAAAGCGAAAGCCAAGGTGGAGGCGATGCGGTTGCGGCTCGAGATCGAGCGGCACAACAGCGCGTACTACCAGCACGACGCGCCGACGGTTTCGGACGCGGAGTACGATGCGCTGCGGCGCAGGCTGGAGGCGATCGAGGCGAAATTCCCCGAGCTCGTCAGCGCGTCGTCGCCGACACAGACGGTGGGCGCGGCGCCGGCGCGTGGTTTCGCCAAGGTGCAGCACGCGGTGCCGATGCTGTCGCTCGGCAACGCCTTTGCCGACGACGAGGTCACGGAATTCGTCGAGCGCGTGCAGCGTTTCCTCCGGCTCGATGCGGTGCCGTCGATCGTCGCCGAGCCGAAGATCGACGGGCTGTCGCTGTCGCTGCGTTACGAGCACGGCGAATTGATGCGCGCGGCGACGCGGGGCGACGGCTTCACCGGCGAGGACGTCACCGCCAACGTCCGCACTATCGCGGATATTCCGACCACGCTGAAGGCGAAGACGATCCCCGCCGCCTGCGAGCTGCGCGGCGAAGTCTACATGCTGAAGCAGGATTTCCTCGCGCTCAACAAGCGGCAGGAGGAGGCCGGCGACACCGTGTTCGCCAATCCGCGCAATTCCGCCGCCGGCTCGCTGCGGCAGAAGGATGTTGCGATCACCGCGTCGCGGCCGCTGAAATTCTTCGCCTATGCGTGGGGCGAGATGAGCGACTACCCGATGGACGAGCCGACCCAGTTCAAGATGCTCGGCTGGCTGAAACAGGCCGGCTTCGTCGTCAATCCCGAGATCACGCTGTGTACCAGCGTCGACGACGCGCTCGCATTCTATCGCCGGATCGGCGAGCAGCGCGCGGCGCTGCCCTACGACATCGACGGCGTGGTCTACAAGGTCGATCGGCTCGACTATCAGGAACGCCTCGGCTTCGTCTCGCGCAGTCCGCGCTGGGCGATCGCGCACAAATTCGCCGCCGAGCAGGCGACCACGGTGCTGGAGAAGATCGACATCCAGGTCGGCCGTACCGGCGCGCTCACTCCGGTGGCACGATTGCAGCCGGTGACGGTGGGTGGCGTGGTGGTGCAGAACGCGACGCTGCACAACGAGGACTACATCAAGGGTCTCGGCAATGACGGCTCGCCGCTGCGCGACGGCGTCGACATCCGCGAGGGCGACACCGTGGTGGTGCAGCGCGCCGGCGACGTGATTCCGCAGATCGTCAGCGTCGTGCTCGACAAGCGGCCGGCCGACGCGACGCCCTATCACTTCCCGCACAAATGCCCGGTGTGCGGCAGCCACGCGGCGCGCGAGGAGGGCGAGGCGGTGTGGCGTTGCACCGGCGCGCTGATCTGTCCGGCGCAGGCGGTGGAGCGGCTGAAGCATTTCGTCTCGCGGCTGGCCTTCGACATCGACGGGCTCGGCGAGAAGCAGATCGTGCTGTTCCACGAACGCGGATGGGTGAAGGAACCCGCCGACATCTTCACGCTGCAGGCGCGCAACGCCGCGCTGAAGCTCGAAGATATCGAAGGCTATGGCGAGACCTCGGTGCGCAATCTGTTCGCGGCGATCGACGCGCGGCGCACCATCGAGCTGCATCGCTTGATCTTCGCGCTCGGCATCCGCCATGTCGGCGAGGGCAATGCGAAGCTGCTGGCGCGGCACTACGGCACGCTGGATGCCTTCCTGGCGGCGATGCGCGCCGCCGCGGAAGGGCAGACTGAGGAAGGCAATACGTCGGAGGCGTATCAGGATCTCGACAATATCGCCGGCATCGGCGAGGTCGTCGCTGCCGCTGTGGTCGAGTTCTTCGCCGAGCCGCGCAACGTCGCGGCGCTCGATGCGCTGCTGGCCGAACTGAAGGACGTGCTGCCGGCCGAGCAGGCGCGGCGCGACACCGCCGTCGCCGGCAAGACCGTGGTGTTCACCGGATCGCTGACGAAATTCACCCGCGACGAAGCCAAGGCGGCGGCGGAGCGACTGGGCGCCAAGGTCGCCGGCTCGGTGTCGAAGAAGACCGACTACGTCGTCGCCGGCGCGGACGCCGGATCGAAGCTCACCAAGGCGAAAGACCTCGGCGTCGCGGTGTTGACCGAGGACGAGTGGCTGGCGCTGATCTCTTGA